A single genomic interval of Mesoplodon densirostris isolate mMesDen1 chromosome 8, mMesDen1 primary haplotype, whole genome shotgun sequence harbors:
- the LOC132494658 gene encoding protein TUNAR-like, whose amino-acid sequence MRCSVSLGRKIKTFATKMVITSGNDEDRGGQEKESKEESVLAMLGIIGTILNLAVIIFVYIYTTL is encoded by the coding sequence ATGCGCTGCTCGGTTAGCCTGGGGAGGAAGATAAAGACATTTGCAACCAAGATGGTAATCACGAGTGGAAATGATGAAGACAGAGGAGGCCAAGAAAAAGAGAGCAAAGAAGAGAGTGTCTTGGCGATGCTGGGGATTATCGGGACCATTCTGAACCTAGCCGTCAtcatatttgtatacatatacaccACTCTGTGA